A single region of the Gracilibacillus caseinilyticus genome encodes:
- a CDS encoding DHH family phosphoesterase, with amino-acid sequence MPKFNEKPVIMGRHIIGIYLLSFVLLVFLFYYHWVIGLIMTVFFTLSLYYSIKRERALVNQTEEYISTLSYRVKKVGEEALLEMPIGIMLYNDEYQIEWANPYMSQFTKAYTLVGDNLEALSGDIINKLKEDKEVFWLSIDQYDFQVYNKRDERLLYVFDRTKQTELHQLYQNEKTVLGIIFLDNYEEITQNMDDTAKSQINSQVTSILNNWCNKHGIYLKRTSSERFLAVMNQQILAKLEKSKFEILDDVRELISDKNVPLTLSIGIGIGNETLPQLGELTQSSLDLALGRGGDQVVIKDDDSGKVRFYGGKTNPMEKRTRVRARVISHALKELVKESDQVLVMGHKSPDMDAIGAGIGVLKIAQANDVESFLVLDEQDIDTGVQRLVDEIKEDDELWSSFIDPDSALDIVTKDTLLVIVDTHKPSLVQEGKLINKTDHVVVIDHHRRGEEFIDHPTLVYMEPYASSTAELVTELLEYQPSKLTLNMLESTALLAGIIVDTKSFTLRTGSRTFDAASYLRSKGADTVLVQKFLKEDLDIYVKRSRLIENTKIYRENIAISVGNSRETYGPVVIAQAADTLLTMTGIEASFVISEREDGRIGISARSLGQVNVQIIMEKMNGGGHLTNAATQLDDLAVIDTYEWLKDIIDEYYEGGDSE; translated from the coding sequence ATGCCAAAGTTTAATGAGAAGCCAGTTATAATGGGACGGCATATTATCGGAATATATCTACTTTCTTTTGTATTGCTAGTCTTTTTATTTTATTATCATTGGGTCATTGGATTGATCATGACTGTCTTCTTTACGTTGTCCTTGTACTACAGTATCAAGCGAGAACGCGCACTGGTGAACCAGACAGAGGAATATATTTCGACGCTCTCGTATCGGGTCAAGAAAGTAGGCGAAGAGGCATTACTGGAAATGCCGATCGGGATTATGCTTTACAATGATGAGTATCAAATCGAATGGGCTAACCCGTATATGAGTCAGTTTACTAAAGCCTATACGCTAGTCGGAGATAACCTTGAAGCTTTATCAGGCGACATTATTAACAAATTGAAGGAAGATAAAGAAGTTTTTTGGCTATCGATCGACCAGTATGATTTCCAAGTGTACAACAAAAGGGATGAACGCTTGTTATACGTATTCGATCGAACGAAACAAACCGAACTTCATCAGTTATATCAAAATGAAAAAACAGTATTAGGTATCATTTTTTTAGATAACTATGAAGAAATTACACAAAATATGGATGATACTGCAAAAAGTCAAATTAACTCACAGGTGACTTCCATATTAAATAATTGGTGTAACAAACATGGTATATATTTGAAACGAACGTCTTCTGAACGTTTTCTGGCTGTGATGAACCAACAGATTTTAGCCAAACTGGAGAAGTCGAAATTTGAAATATTGGACGATGTGCGGGAATTGATTTCGGATAAGAATGTGCCTCTGACGCTAAGTATTGGAATCGGTATTGGAAATGAGACGTTACCGCAATTAGGTGAATTAACACAGTCCAGTCTTGATTTAGCTCTAGGGCGAGGTGGTGACCAGGTAGTTATCAAAGATGATGATTCCGGGAAAGTGCGATTTTACGGTGGCAAAACCAACCCGATGGAAAAACGTACTAGAGTACGCGCTCGTGTTATTTCACACGCCCTGAAGGAATTGGTCAAAGAGAGTGATCAAGTGCTTGTCATGGGTCATAAATCGCCTGATATGGATGCTATCGGCGCTGGAATCGGTGTATTGAAAATTGCACAGGCGAATGATGTAGAAAGTTTTCTCGTCTTAGATGAACAGGATATCGATACAGGTGTACAGCGTCTGGTCGATGAAATCAAAGAGGATGATGAGCTATGGTCGTCCTTTATTGATCCAGATTCTGCGCTGGATATTGTAACCAAGGATACGTTATTAGTAATCGTAGACACGCATAAACCGTCACTAGTCCAAGAAGGGAAACTGATTAATAAAACCGATCATGTGGTGGTTATTGATCATCACCGTCGTGGTGAAGAGTTCATCGATCATCCGACGCTAGTCTATATGGAGCCGTATGCCTCGTCTACAGCAGAATTAGTGACAGAGCTCCTAGAATATCAGCCTAGCAAGTTAACCTTAAATATGTTAGAATCAACTGCATTATTGGCAGGTATTATTGTCGATACGAAAAGCTTTACGTTGCGGACCGGCTCACGAACCTTTGATGCCGCCTCTTATTTACGGTCAAAGGGTGCTGATACCGTACTTGTTCAGAAATTCTTAAAAGAAGACTTGGATATATATGTGAAACGAAGCAGATTAATTGAAAATACGAAAATATATCGTGAAAATATCGCCATATCAGTAGGGAATTCCAGAGAAACCTATGGTCCAGTTGTTATTGCACAAGCGGCTGATACCTTGTTAACCATGACAGGGATCGAGGCTTCCTTTGTTATTTCCGAACGAGAGGATGGTCGAATCGGCATTAGTGCCCGATCACTCGGTCAAGTAAACGTACAGATCATCATGGAAAAAATGAACGGCGGTGGTCATTTAACAAATGCCGCGACACAGCTTGATGACCTTGCGGTGATTGATACTTACGAATGGCTGAAAGATATTATCGATGAGTACTATGAAGGAGGAGATTCGGAATGA
- the rplI gene encoding 50S ribosomal protein L9 yields MKVILTQDVKGKGKKGEVKNVSDGYARNYLLKNNLAVEANQGNMKALDAQKKKEKQLEQEEVDEAKRLKEKLANTEVKLTAKSGDGGRLFGSITSKQIAEQLKKDHNIKMDKRKIELDQPIRALGYTNVPVKLHPEVTGTIRVHVEEA; encoded by the coding sequence ATGAAAGTTATTTTAACACAAGATGTAAAAGGAAAAGGTAAAAAAGGCGAAGTAAAAAACGTTTCAGATGGCTACGCTCGAAACTATCTGTTGAAAAATAACTTAGCAGTTGAAGCTAATCAAGGAAATATGAAGGCACTAGACGCACAGAAAAAGAAAGAAAAACAGCTCGAACAAGAAGAAGTAGATGAAGCAAAACGACTTAAAGAAAAACTAGCAAATACAGAAGTCAAATTAACAGCAAAATCAGGTGATGGTGGCCGTTTGTTTGGATCGATTACAAGTAAACAAATCGCTGAGCAATTAAAGAAAGACCACAATATCAAAATGGATAAACGTAAAATAGAGTTAGATCAACCAATTCGTGCATTAGGTTATACCAACGTACCGGTGAAACTCCACCCGGAAGTAACAGGTACCATTCGTGTTCATGTAGAAGAAGCATAA
- the dnaB gene encoding replicative DNA helicase, which produces MSEMIQGRTPPHNIEAEQAVIGAIFLDPDAISSASEILMPEDFYRASHQLIFRAMMQLADKGEPIDIVTATTLLANNQQLDDVGGVSYLSDLANAVPTAANIGYYCRIVEEKSLLRRLIRTATDIVTDTYSKEDSVDEVLNESEKRILEVSNRKNASSFKNIKDVLIDVYDNIDQLHKNKGEVTGIASGFRDLDRITSGFQRNDLVIVAARPSVGKTAFALNIAQNVAIKTQENVAIFSLEMGADQLVSRMICAEGNIDAQRLRTGALEEEDWGRLSMAMGSLSNAGIFIDDTPGIRVSEIRSKCRRLKQEHGLGMILIDYLQLIQGSANSKENRQQEVSEISRSLKGLARELNVPLIALSQLSRGVESRQDKRPMMSDLRESGSIEQDADIVGFLYRDDYYDQESEKQNIIEIIIAKQRNGPVGTVELAFVKEYNKFVDLDHRYQQGDIPPS; this is translated from the coding sequence ATGTCGGAAATGATACAAGGTCGTACACCACCACATAATATAGAGGCAGAACAAGCCGTCATTGGTGCCATATTTCTAGACCCTGATGCGATTTCGAGTGCGTCAGAAATATTGATGCCAGAGGACTTTTATCGTGCCAGTCATCAATTGATTTTTCGCGCAATGATGCAATTGGCAGATAAAGGGGAACCGATTGATATCGTCACAGCAACGACACTACTGGCCAATAACCAGCAATTAGATGATGTCGGCGGTGTGTCATATTTAAGTGATTTAGCTAATGCAGTTCCGACGGCAGCTAATATCGGTTATTATTGCCGTATTGTGGAGGAGAAATCACTTCTCCGCCGTTTGATACGTACGGCAACAGATATCGTAACCGATACGTATTCCAAGGAAGATAGTGTCGATGAAGTATTAAATGAATCAGAGAAACGAATCTTGGAAGTATCCAATCGAAAAAACGCATCATCATTTAAGAACATTAAAGATGTGTTAATCGACGTTTACGATAACATTGATCAACTGCATAAAAATAAAGGGGAAGTAACCGGGATTGCTTCCGGCTTCCGTGACTTGGACCGAATCACTTCCGGTTTTCAGCGTAATGACCTTGTTATCGTTGCAGCCCGTCCATCTGTGGGGAAAACCGCCTTCGCACTTAACATTGCACAGAACGTCGCGATCAAAACCCAGGAGAATGTGGCCATCTTCAGCTTGGAGATGGGGGCAGATCAGCTGGTTTCGCGTATGATTTGTGCGGAAGGTAATATTGATGCCCAGCGCTTGCGGACAGGTGCACTGGAAGAAGAAGACTGGGGCCGTTTGTCGATGGCTATGGGAAGTTTGTCCAATGCAGGGATCTTTATCGATGATACGCCAGGTATCCGTGTTAGTGAAATTCGTTCGAAATGTAGAAGGCTGAAGCAGGAGCACGGTCTTGGCATGATTTTAATTGATTATTTGCAATTGATTCAAGGTAGTGCGAATTCAAAGGAAAACCGTCAACAAGAGGTTTCGGAAATCTCCCGTTCTTTAAAAGGACTGGCAAGAGAACTGAATGTGCCTTTAATCGCCTTATCTCAGTTGTCACGTGGGGTAGAATCCCGTCAGGACAAACGGCCGATGATGTCCGATTTACGTGAATCTGGGAGTATTGAGCAAGACGCCGATATCGTAGGCTTCTTGTATCGTGATGACTACTATGATCAAGAATCAGAAAAACAAAATATTATCGAAATCATTATTGCTAAACAGCGTAACGGTCCAGTAGGGACAGTTGAACTTGCATTTGTGAAAGAATACAACAAATTCGTCGATCTCGATCATCGTTACCAGCAAGGTGATATTCCACCATCCTGA
- a CDS encoding DUF6241 domain-containing protein, with product MITTFLIVRLCFSYHLFEKMQNLLLYWLYIPIITNKIDGKACAFLDIAKRLDTWQSWKGGIILVWNKIYKWTLIICLTSFAGIASFLGYDMYQSITNLNETYSPSSSSETSSATVSGNEADEATETSAESDPLVEFSEKKVAESDNKASLNPFGDPFTIEDLTDEIVLEYLNFMSHQKVHAADKWGFYQITPERITYLLKALEEKEFNHESLYREILTKWKNNDFSQAVSDHNRIWAIQNGNVGKATRLLTEEEEQKILDKYKN from the coding sequence ATGATTACGACGTTTCTAATCGTTCGTTTGTGCTTTTCATACCATCTGTTTGAAAAAATGCAAAATTTATTACTTTATTGGTTGTATATTCCAATTATTACTAATAAAATAGATGGTAAAGCATGCGCTTTTTTAGATATTGCAAAGAGACTAGACACTTGGCAATCGTGGAAGGGCGGGATCATACTGGTGTGGAATAAGATCTATAAGTGGACACTGATTATTTGTTTAACAAGCTTTGCAGGGATTGCATCATTTTTAGGTTACGATATGTATCAAAGCATAACGAATCTGAATGAGACATATTCTCCATCATCTTCATCCGAAACGTCTAGTGCAACTGTTTCAGGAAATGAAGCGGATGAAGCAACAGAGACTAGCGCAGAAAGTGATCCATTAGTAGAGTTTTCGGAAAAGAAAGTAGCAGAAAGCGATAATAAGGCATCATTAAATCCGTTCGGAGATCCATTTACTATCGAGGATTTAACTGACGAGATCGTACTGGAATATTTAAATTTCATGTCACATCAGAAAGTACACGCAGCTGATAAATGGGGATTTTATCAGATTACGCCTGAACGAATTACATATTTACTAAAAGCATTGGAAGAAAAAGAATTTAACCATGAAAGCTTATATCGCGAAATCCTGACAAAATGGAAAAACAATGATTTTTCTCAAGCCGTTTCCGATCATAACCGCATCTGGGCCATACAGAATGGCAATGTCGGCAAAGCAACCAGATTACTAACGGAAGAAGAAGAGCAAAAAATTCTCGATAAATATAAAAATTAA
- a CDS encoding adenylosuccinate synthase, which translates to MSSVVVVGTQWGDEGKGKITDFLSQNAEVVARYQGGNNAGHTIKFDGITYKLHLIPSGIFFDDKICVLGNGMVIDPKAMVEELQYLHDKDVSTDNLRISNRAHVILPYHIKLDILQEEDKGANKIGTTRKGIGPAYMDKAARVGIRIADLLDKDAFREKLESNLNEKNRLFEKVYETDRVEVEEIIDEYYEYGQQLKKYVVDTSVVLNDALDDGRRVLFEGAQGVMLDIDQGTYPFVTSSNPIAGGVTIGSGVGPSKIDHVVGVSKAYTTRVGDGPFPTELHDETGDQIREVGNEYGTTTGRPRRVGWFDSVVVRHARRVSGITDLSLNSIDVLTGIETLKICTAYKYKGEIMEEFPASLKVLAECEPVYEELPGWTEDITGVETLHELPENARHYLERISQLTGIPLSIFSVGPDRSQTNIVRSVYSN; encoded by the coding sequence ATGTCTTCAGTAGTCGTTGTCGGAACACAATGGGGAGACGAAGGAAAAGGTAAAATTACAGACTTTCTTTCACAAAACGCAGAAGTAGTAGCACGATATCAAGGTGGGAATAATGCAGGTCATACCATAAAATTTGATGGTATTACATATAAACTACACTTAATACCTTCAGGAATCTTTTTTGATGATAAAATTTGTGTATTAGGTAATGGGATGGTAATCGACCCAAAAGCAATGGTAGAAGAATTACAATATTTACATGATAAAGATGTGAGTACAGATAACTTACGCATCAGTAATCGTGCTCATGTTATTTTACCGTATCATATTAAACTGGATATTTTGCAAGAAGAAGATAAAGGTGCTAACAAGATTGGTACAACGCGAAAAGGTATCGGTCCTGCTTATATGGATAAAGCAGCACGTGTTGGTATCCGTATTGCCGATTTATTAGATAAAGATGCTTTTCGTGAGAAACTGGAAAGCAATTTAAATGAAAAAAATAGACTGTTTGAAAAAGTGTATGAAACAGACCGTGTAGAAGTAGAAGAAATTATTGATGAGTATTATGAATATGGTCAGCAGCTTAAAAAATACGTCGTGGATACATCCGTTGTCTTAAATGATGCTCTTGATGATGGTCGCCGTGTATTATTTGAAGGTGCGCAAGGGGTTATGCTTGATATTGATCAAGGGACATACCCATTCGTTACATCTTCCAATCCGATTGCAGGTGGAGTAACCATTGGTTCAGGTGTTGGTCCTTCTAAAATTGACCATGTTGTTGGGGTATCGAAAGCTTATACGACGCGTGTCGGTGATGGTCCATTCCCAACAGAATTACATGATGAAACAGGAGATCAAATTCGTGAAGTTGGTAACGAATATGGCACAACAACAGGTCGTCCTCGTCGTGTCGGCTGGTTTGACAGTGTGGTTGTTCGCCATGCTCGCCGTGTCAGTGGAATTACCGATTTATCCTTGAATTCGATTGATGTATTAACTGGAATCGAAACATTGAAGATCTGTACCGCATATAAATACAAAGGTGAAATCATGGAAGAATTCCCTGCAAGCCTTAAGGTACTGGCAGAATGTGAACCAGTATATGAAGAACTACCAGGCTGGACGGAAGATATTACAGGTGTGGAAACCTTGCATGAATTACCAGAAAACGCACGTCACTATTTAGAGCGTATCTCGCAGTTGACTGGTATTCCATTGTCTATCTTCTCAGTAGGACCTGACCGTTCTCAAACAAATATAGTAAGAAGTGTTTATAGTAACTAA
- a CDS encoding ectoine synthase, which yields MKVVKLEDIKGTDRAVDGGNWISYRLLTKDDQMGYSVNETIIRAGTETHIHYKNHLEAVYCIEGHAEVETLSDGKVHTIKANTLYALDKHDEHLLRGIEDARMVCVFNPPLSGREVHDENGVYPVDED from the coding sequence ATGAAAGTAGTAAAGCTAGAAGATATTAAAGGAACAGATCGTGCTGTAGATGGAGGAAACTGGATTAGCTATCGTCTGCTTACAAAAGATGATCAGATGGGTTATTCAGTGAATGAAACAATTATCCGTGCAGGTACTGAAACGCATATTCATTATAAAAATCATTTAGAAGCGGTTTATTGTATTGAAGGCCATGCAGAAGTTGAAACACTTTCTGATGGTAAAGTGCATACTATTAAAGCTAATACGTTATATGCATTAGATAAACATGACGAGCACCTGCTGCGCGGAATTGAAGATGCTAGAATGGTTTGCGTATTTAATCCTCCTCTAAGTGGACGTGAAGTGCATGACGAGAATGGTGTTTATCCAGTAGATGAAGATTAA